The nucleotide sequence AAGACCCATTTCTTCGTCCTCGAGCGCTACCCCGGCGCGACGCTTGTCGAGGCCCGGCTCGAGACGGGGCGCACCCACCAGGTGCGCGTCCACTTCGCCAGCCAGGGCCACCCGGTGGTGGGCGACAGGCTCTACGGCAGCAAGCTCGCGGCGCCGCGCCAGGCGCTGCACGCGGCCTACCTTGAGTTCCGCCATCCGCTCACGAACAAGAAACTGGTGTTCCGTTCCAAGCCGCCGAAGGATTTTCTGAATTTGCAGGAAAGATTTCGCTCCGAGGCCCTGGGGACGCAGCGTCCCTCGCGGGCCAGGCCTTCGACCAAGGCCGGCCGTCGCTAAGGAATTCTTTTCACCGTCCATTTGGGGTCCAGGCGCAGGGTCCAGGACACCTTGAAGCCCTTGCCCTTCCAGCCCTGCAATCGCATCAGGTCGCCGCGGCGGATCTCGTCGAGGTCCCGATTTTCGGCGCGCCGCTCGCGGTCGAGGCGGTAGAGACTGAGGCGCCCGGGGGCGCCGCAGAGCACGACCTCGATCTTGCCGCGCGTCTGCATGCGGTTGCTGACCACTCGGAACAGATCGCGGTCTTGGGGGCGCGCCTCCTGCCAAGCTTTCTTCCGGCCCAGTAAGAGATAGGCGACCTTCAGGAAGCGGTTGTCGTTTTTCACCAGCCGGTCGAGCTCTCGCAAATATTCGGGCTCTTCACAGTCCACGTAGAAGTGGCACCAGTCGCCGCGCGTGGCGGCCAGCATGGGGCAGACCTGGTCGTGCAAGCAGGGCGCCAGCACGCCGAGCTCGCCCGATTCGACCAGGTGGTCGCGCAGGGCCATCAGCTCGCGGGTCGGGCGCCGCAGCGCCGGCTCGAGAAGGGCGACCAAGCCGTCTTCGGCAAGATGTTCGTCCAGCCGAGGGGAGAGCCATTCGGCGCGATCCTGGGCCGAGAGTTGGACGAGCTCGTTCAAGACGTGGCTCATCAGGATCAGGTCGTATTTTCCCTGGAAGCGGAAGCCGTGCAGCCAGAGCGGGAAGGCGCGGACCTGGAGCTTGAGCCCGGGCGCGGCGGCCTCGAGGAGCCGCTGCGCGTCTTTCAGGATGTTGGCGTTTTGCTCGACTAGGACGAGCTCGAGCTCGGCGCCGGGATTTTTTTCCGACAGCATCCCCGCAAAGGCCAGCGAGGCCGAGCCGGGCCCGCAGCCCAGGTCGAGGACGCGGAATTTGTCGCGTCGCCAGAATTTTTCGGGGATCTTCTCCAGGACGTAGCGCGTCTTGGCGTAATTGATCGGCAGGAAATACAGCAGGTAGGCCGCGCGCAGCTGCGGCTGGTTCAGGTAGCCGGCCTGCAGGTTGGCGCGGTCGGAGGTGAAGAGCTCGGAGAGCTGCGCCACCCCCTTGGCGAAGAAGCGCAGGTCCTCGCCGCCGAAGGGTCGCTCGGCGAAGGAAGCACGGCGCGTGCCGCGGTAGAACTCGCGCTTGAGGAAGGGGAGGAGGAAGTCTTCGAGGGGTTTTGGAAAACGGATCATGAGGATACCTAAAATCGGCGGCTTGGTCCTCGCCGCGGAATCCGTAGGGGCCGTTCGCGAACGGCCCCTACAAGGGTCGCAAGGATTCCATGCACAGGCTAAAAAAATTCCGTCGAAAAAAACGCAATTACAAATTGTCCTTCAAGCTGAAGCGCAGGCTAAACCGGATCGGCCCCGCATAATAGGGAAAAGGCGCGGCGCGCCGCACCGTCGCGACGGCCTCCTCGTCCAGGATGCGATGCCCGCTGCTGCTGGTGAGGTTCACGTAGGCGACCGAGCCGTCGGGGTTGATCTCGAATTGCAGGCCCGCGACGCCCTCCAGTTCCTCGGAGCGCGCCTGGCGCGGGTAGCGCTTGGCCCGCGCGATCTTCTGCCGGATGCGCGCCAGGATCGCCGAAGCCTCGCCGCCGCTGCCGGACCCGCCGCTGCCCGGCGCGCCGACTCCGCCGGGGCCCTTGCCGCCGCCGCTGCCGGTACCTTCGCCGCCGCCCAGTCCCGCGCCCTCGCCGCCGCCCGGCCCCGTCTTCGCGCCGGAGACGTCCCCCTCGCCGGGACCCGGCAGGCCGGGAGGGAGGGAGGTCTTTTCGCTGGGGCGTTTCGCGCCTTCCTCGGCGACCGACGGCTTGGGGATGATCTTGAGCCGCGGCGGCTTCGCGGGTATCGCCTTGGCGGGCCGCTCCGTCAAGGCCTCGTCGGATTTTTTCGCCGGCTTCGGCGGCCTCGGCGCTTGCGCTTCGGATGTCGGCGCCGTGGCCTGGGGATCCGCGGCCTGCGGAGCGCCCAGCCCGCCCTCACCGCCGCTGCCTGCGCCGCCGGGGTTCAGGTTGTACCAAACCACCCCGCCGGCGTCGCTCAAGGTGGCAACGCGCCGCTGCGACCATTGGCTGACCCAAAAAAGAAAAGCGAGCAGGCCCAGGTGAAGCGCGATCGAGGCGCTCAGGGTGATGGCGAGGCGGCGGGACATCCGCTAAGAAATACCTCGCGCCGCGGCCCGCGGCAAGCGCGGCGACGGGCGCGCGGTCCCCGGAAGCCACCGCCAGCCCAACGACCGGTTGTTTTTCAGGAAACCGTTCTCTTAGGGAAGCTTGGGTAAAAAATAAGGCCTGCCGGTCTCGGGATGGGTGCCGCTCAAGACCTCGGTGCCGAAGACCTCCCGCAGGGTCTCGGGCCGCATCACGGCTTCCGGTTCTCCGTCGGCCTTGAGTCGACCTTCCGCAAAAAGCAGCAGGCGTCCGCAGGCCGTCGCGGCGAAGCTCAGGTCGTGGAGGACCACGACGAGGGTCAAGTCGCGCTCGGCGTGCAGGCGCTTCAGGAGGCGGTAGATCTCGGCTTGGTGCTGCAAGTCGAGGTGCGTCGTCGGCTCGTCCAGCAGCAAGACCTTCGGCTCCTGGGCGAGGGCCCGCGCCAGCAGGACCCGCTCGCGCTCGCCGCCGGAGAGCAGGCGGATATCGCGCTCGGCGAAGCCGAGGCAGTCGGTGAGCCGCATCGCCTCGCGCGCGATCTGGAGGTCGCGGGGGCTTTCCCATTGGAAGCTTCCCAGATAGGGGGCGCGTCCCATCAGGACGACCTCGAGGGCGGTGAAGGGAAACTCGATGAAGGTCTCCTGCGGCAGGACCGAGATGATCCGCGCGGCCTCGCGGCGCGAGTAGGCGCGGAGCTCGCGCTCGTAGAGCCGGATCTCTCCCGCCGTAGGTTGCAAGACGCCGGCCAAGAGATTGAGCAGCGTGGTTTTGCCGCAGCCGTTGGGACCGAGGACGCCGACAAACTCGCGCTCGCGGATCGCGAAGCCCAGGTCCTTCAGCACCGGCAGGGCCTCGTAGGAGAGGGAGACGTTGTCCAGCGCGTAGACCGTCGTCACCAGGCACCTCGGCTCGAGGGTTTTTTCACGAGGTAGACGAAAAAGGGCCCACCGATCAGGGCGGTGAGGACGCCGACCGGGATCTGCGTCTGGTAATCGGAGCCGCTTAAGACCGTGCGCGCGGCCAAGTCGGCCAAGACGAGGAAGGCGGCGCCGAACAGGGCCGAGGCGGGCAGCAGCAGGCGGTGGTCGGAACCGAGCCTGAGCCGCACCATGTGTGGGATGAAGAGGCCGACGAAGCCGATCAGGCCCGAGAGGCTGACCGTCGCGCCGATCATGAGGGAGGCGGCGAAGAAGATGTGGCGGCGGAATTTCTCGACGTCGAGGCCCAGGTATTGGGCGCTGGAGTCGCCCAGGGCCATCAGGTTCATTTTTCCGGCGTGCAGGAAGAGAAGCAGGAATCCGGCCAGGACGAAGCCGCCCGTCACCGCGATCTTCCCGTAGCTCTCGGCCTCGAGCGAGCCGACCATGAGGTACCAAATGCGGTGCGCCTGCTCGAAGCTGACCAGCGAGTTGATGAACATGATGAGCGCGAAGCTGAAGGCGTTGAAGATGACGCCGGTGAGCAGCAGGGTGTAGACGGGCAGGCGGCCCTTGGTCTGGGCGATCCAGTAGATCAGCAGCAGCGAGGCGAGGGCGGAGACGAAGGCCACCGAGCTCACCCAGGTGAAGGCGAGCCCCAGCGAGACCGCGACCACGCTCCCGAGCGCGGCGCCGCCGGAGACGCCCAGGATGTAAGGGTCGGCCATCGGGTTGCGCAGCAGGCTCTGGAAGGCGACGCCGCCGCTGGAGAGGGCGAAGCCGACGATGAGGCCCAGCAGGACCCGCGGCAGCCGCGAGTAGAAGAGGATGTCGTGCTCGGGGCTCGCGGTATCGCCCCAGGCCGCCGCCAGATCGAGGCGCCCGCCGCCGAAGGCCAGGCTTAGGGCGACCGCCGCGGCGAGCAGGAGCACCAGGCCGGAGAGGACGACGGCGAAGCGGCGGAAGTTGAGGGGCGCGGCGTTCATGGGTGTAGAAGTCGTAGCACCACCCTGGGTGCCGGGCAAATCGGAAGTTTTTCGGGAAGAATTCGATTATTTTAAGGTGAATCGATTGTAGGGGCGAACCTTGTGTTCGCCCTCCCCTGGGGTATGTCGCGGCAACTGTAGGGGCCGTTCGCGAACGGCCCCTACGGCTTCCGCAAAGGCCCGAAATTCCGAATTCTAAACAACCGCCGCGAAGGGCGAACACAAGGTTCGCCCCTACGGAGTAATCCCAAACGACCCTAAGCCTTGGCCTCCAGCTCCGCCCAACGCCGGTACAGGGCCTCGACCTCGCCCTCCGCCGCCGCGAGTTTTTCGCTCAACTCCAGTAACAGCGCCGCCTGGCTGGCGTTGGCGGGCGATTCGAGCTCGGCGCGCAGGGCGGCGGCCTTCGCCTCCGCCTCGTGGATCTTGGCCTCCATGCCGTCGAACTCCCGCTGTTCCAAGTAGCTCAATTTTTTCTTCTTCTCCGCTTCTTCGCGATTGGCGGCGGCCGCCTCGCCGCGCGGCGGCGGGGCCTCCCATTTCAGCGCCGCGTGCCAATCCTCCCACTGCTCCAACGAGGCGAAGGCGACGATCTGTCCCGCGGCCGAGCTGCCCGGAGGCCCGAAGGCGAGGATGCGGTTGGCGATCTCGTGCAGAAAGTAGCGATCGTGGCTCACCAACAGGACCGCCCCGGGGAATTCCGCGAGGCAGTTTCTCAGGACCTCCAGCGTGGCGATGTCGAGATCGTTGGTCGGCTCGTCCAAAACCAGGACGTTCGCGGGGCGCAGCATCAGCTTGGCGATCAGCAGGCGGCTCTGCTCGCCGCCGCTCAAGCGCCCCACCGGCATCTCCATCTGCGCCGGGTTGAAGAGAAAGCGGTCGAGATAGCCGCGGACGTGGACCGGATTTTCGCGGTATTCGACGTGGTCGCCGGCCGGGCAGAGCGTCTTGATCAGGCTTAGGCCGGGATCGAGGGTCTCGCGGTTCTGCTCGAAGTAGGCGACGCGCAGCGCCTCGGCGTGTCGAACCGTCCCCGCGTCCGGCGGCTCTTGGCCCAACAGGACGCGCAGCAGCGTGGATTTTCCGCAGCCGTTGGGGCCGATCAGGCCGAGGCGGCTCTGCGGGGTGACCAGCAGGTCCAGTCCGGAGAACAAGGGCCGGCCGCCGAGGGACTTCGCCACGCCTTGCGCCTCGATCAACTTTTTCGGGCGTTTCTCTTCCGCGG is from Deltaproteobacteria bacterium PRO3 and encodes:
- a CDS encoding methyltransferase domain-containing protein, with the translated sequence MIRFPKPLEDFLLPFLKREFYRGTRRASFAERPFGGEDLRFFAKGVAQLSELFTSDRANLQAGYLNQPQLRAAYLLYFLPINYAKTRYVLEKIPEKFWRRDKFRVLDLGCGPGSASLAFAGMLSEKNPGAELELVLVEQNANILKDAQRLLEAAAPGLKLQVRAFPLWLHGFRFQGKYDLILMSHVLNELVQLSAQDRAEWLSPRLDEHLAEDGLVALLEPALRRPTRELMALRDHLVESGELGVLAPCLHDQVCPMLAATRGDWCHFYVDCEEPEYLRELDRLVKNDNRFLKVAYLLLGRKKAWQEARPQDRDLFRVVSNRMQTRGKIEVVLCGAPGRLSLYRLDRERRAENRDLDEIRRGDLMRLQGWKGKGFKVSWTLRLDPKWTVKRIP
- a CDS encoding energy transducer TonB codes for the protein MSRRLAITLSASIALHLGLLAFLFWVSQWSQRRVATLSDAGGVVWYNLNPGGAGSGGEGGLGAPQAADPQATAPTSEAQAPRPPKPAKKSDEALTERPAKAIPAKPPRLKIIPKPSVAEEGAKRPSEKTSLPPGLPGPGEGDVSGAKTGPGGGEGAGLGGGEGTGSGGGKGPGGVGAPGSGGSGSGGEASAILARIRQKIARAKRYPRQARSEELEGVAGLQFEINPDGSVAYVNLTSSSGHRILDEEAVATVRRAAPFPYYAGPIRFSLRFSLKDNL
- a CDS encoding ABC transporter ATP-binding protein, whose protein sequence is MVTTVYALDNVSLSYEALPVLKDLGFAIREREFVGVLGPNGCGKTTLLNLLAGVLQPTAGEIRLYERELRAYSRREAARIISVLPQETFIEFPFTALEVVLMGRAPYLGSFQWESPRDLQIAREAMRLTDCLGFAERDIRLLSGGERERVLLARALAQEPKVLLLDEPTTHLDLQHQAEIYRLLKRLHAERDLTLVVVLHDLSFAATACGRLLLFAEGRLKADGEPEAVMRPETLREVFGTEVLSGTHPETGRPYFLPKLP
- a CDS encoding iron ABC transporter permease: MNAAPLNFRRFAVVLSGLVLLLAAAVALSLAFGGGRLDLAAAWGDTASPEHDILFYSRLPRVLLGLIVGFALSSGGVAFQSLLRNPMADPYILGVSGGAALGSVVAVSLGLAFTWVSSVAFVSALASLLLIYWIAQTKGRLPVYTLLLTGVIFNAFSFALIMFINSLVSFEQAHRIWYLMVGSLEAESYGKIAVTGGFVLAGFLLLFLHAGKMNLMALGDSSAQYLGLDVEKFRRHIFFAASLMIGATVSLSGLIGFVGLFIPHMVRLRLGSDHRLLLPASALFGAAFLVLADLAARTVLSGSDYQTQIPVGVLTALIGGPFFVYLVKKPSSRGAW
- a CDS encoding ABC-F family ATP-binding cassette domain-containing protein, with translation MPILIAAQKIAKSYGARPLFRDLSFALEEGEHVGLIGPNGAGKSTLLSLLAGRERPDAGEISVRRGLRVGWLEQVPAFAPEATVESAILEAHPDPEDWEFQATLQEWLSKLSLDGREGVGPATRVSELSGGWKKRVALARELAKRPDLLLLDEPTNHLDVESILWLEGLLAKAPFASLTITHDRLFLQRVATRILELDPALPEGILSVPGDYAGYLEAKEQLRAAQERRELVLKNTLRRETEWLRRGPKARGTKQQARIQRAGEIAEELEQVSARNRTRGVAIDFAAEEKRPKKLIEAQGVAKSLGGRPLFSGLDLLVTPQSRLGLIGPNGCGKSTLLRVLLGQEPPDAGTVRHAEALRVAYFEQNRETLDPGLSLIKTLCPAGDHVEYRENPVHVRGYLDRFLFNPAQMEMPVGRLSGGEQSRLLIAKLMLRPANVLVLDEPTNDLDIATLEVLRNCLAEFPGAVLLVSHDRYFLHEIANRILAFGPPGSSAAGQIVAFASLEQWEDWHAALKWEAPPPRGEAAAANREEAEKKKKLSYLEQREFDGMEAKIHEAEAKAAALRAELESPANASQAALLLELSEKLAAAEGEVEALYRRWAELEAKA